The following coding sequences are from one Tissierella sp. window:
- a CDS encoding ABC transporter ATP-binding protein — protein sequence MKTTYLKKYLKRYKKQYSIAIIFIILETMGDLIQPTIMSKIIDNGVKTGDINYVLKLGGLMFLLTAIGATFAVIRNIVSSRVSQNFGADLREDLYIKIQGFSFDNVDEFQDASLITRLTNDVNQLQNFAHGMMRIFVKAPIIGIGSVVMAFVLNPKMALILLAIVPIVVVIISLNLKISYPIFTKIQKALDKVNGVMREYLAGIRVVKAFNRFNYEKSRFRIVNDELRGITLKGMRVVAVFNPFVALVVNIGIVLVLWLGGLMVNSGDMEVGKIMAFVNYMTQVLFSLIMMTRILNMFIRAKASSERIGEVFEAKDTIRVEDNPISFKDAEGRIEFQNVYFKYQGISKYVLEDISFHVNPGETLAIIGSTGSGKSSLINLIPRFYDVNKGTVKIDGIDVKDITLEELREKVGIVPQKVLLFTGTIKDNIKWGDEDATIEDVERVAKIAHAHEFITSFNEGYNTYLGQGGVNLSGGQKQRISIARALIKKPELLILDDSTSAVDLITERKIRQGLKEYLKNTTTILIAQRITSVMDADKILVMDRGKIVGQGTHKELMKDSEVYKDIYYSQLGKGGMNFGS from the coding sequence ATGAAAACTACTTATCTTAAAAAGTATTTAAAAAGATATAAAAAGCAATATTCAATCGCTATTATATTTATTATATTGGAAACCATGGGAGATTTAATTCAACCTACAATTATGTCAAAAATAATAGATAATGGTGTAAAAACAGGAGATATAAATTATGTATTAAAGCTGGGAGGGCTAATGTTTTTATTGACTGCCATAGGTGCCACTTTTGCAGTTATTAGAAATATTGTATCTTCTAGAGTAAGTCAAAACTTTGGAGCAGATCTTCGTGAGGATTTGTATATTAAGATACAAGGGTTCTCTTTTGATAATGTAGATGAATTTCAAGACGCTTCTTTAATTACTAGGCTTACTAATGATGTAAATCAATTACAAAACTTCGCCCATGGAATGATGAGGATATTTGTAAAGGCTCCAATTATTGGAATAGGCTCAGTAGTTATGGCCTTTGTTTTAAATCCTAAAATGGCCCTTATATTATTGGCAATTGTCCCAATTGTTGTTGTTATTATTTCATTAAATTTGAAAATCTCTTATCCAATATTTACAAAAATTCAAAAGGCTTTAGATAAAGTTAATGGAGTCATGAGAGAATATCTTGCTGGAATTAGGGTTGTTAAGGCATTTAATCGATTTAATTATGAAAAATCTCGATTTAGAATAGTCAATGATGAGTTGAGAGGTATTACCCTTAAGGGAATGAGGGTTGTAGCAGTATTCAATCCTTTCGTAGCCCTAGTAGTTAATATAGGTATTGTATTAGTTCTATGGCTTGGAGGCCTAATGGTAAATAGCGGTGATATGGAAGTCGGAAAAATAATGGCCTTTGTCAACTATATGACCCAGGTGCTTTTCTCCCTTATAATGATGACAAGAATATTAAATATGTTCATTAGGGCCAAGGCATCTTCTGAACGAATAGGAGAAGTATTTGAAGCCAAGGATACTATTAGAGTAGAGGATAATCCTATTTCATTTAAAGATGCAGAGGGAAGGATCGAATTTCAAAATGTATATTTTAAGTATCAAGGCATCAGTAAATATGTTTTAGAGGATATAAGCTTTCATGTAAATCCCGGAGAAACCTTAGCTATTATTGGTTCAACTGGTTCTGGAAAATCCTCTTTGATCAATTTAATACCAAGGTTTTATGATGTAAATAAGGGAACAGTGAAGATTGATGGTATAGATGTAAAGGATATAACTCTAGAGGAGTTACGAGAAAAAGTTGGTATAGTACCACAAAAGGTATTATTATTTACAGGTACTATCAAGGACAATATTAAATGGGGAGATGAAGATGCAACGATTGAAGATGTAGAAAGGGTTGCAAAAATTGCTCATGCCCATGAATTTATTACTTCCTTCAATGAAGGATATAACACCTATTTAGGGCAAGGTGGAGTAAATTTATCTGGGGGACAAAAACAAAGGATATCCATAGCCAGAGCCCTTATTAAAAAGCCGGAGTTATTGATTTTAGATGATAGTACTTCTGCAGTTGATTTAATTACTGAGAGAAAAATAAGGCAAGGATTAAAGGAATATCTAAAAAACACTACAACCATATTAATTGCCCAAAGAATAACATCTGTAATGGATGCAGATAAGATTCTTGTAATGGATAGAGGAAAGATAGTCGGTCAGGGAACACATAAGGAGCTTATGAAAGATTCAGAAGTATATAAGGATATTTATTATTCCCAGTTAGGAAAAGGGGGGATGAACTTTGGATCCTAG
- a CDS encoding sensor histidine kinase, with protein MKRKSIKTSVFLYIFISLILTIPRTSFAMDKPQAINGTLDLSNWTYHQDGIVKLDGQWEFYWKELLTPEDFNKVDLESENNLIVLPRAWNKYEFDGQELSGKGYATYRLLIKNNSDESLGIKLPRIFTAYKLWVNGELTAWAGQVGTDINQMTPQYLPQIKYINPTSDTIELVIQVSNFRHRSGGILESIKLGTASQISDLYISNLTLELFLFGSLFIMGIYHIILFIFRTKDKSTLFFGIFCLLISMRTLLVGEIYFINLFPSFSWELAHKIQTFAYYLGVPLFTLFLKSVFPEDTSKRINRLILLIGFSFGFIVLLTPARVFNDINTYYQIFTFFVFIYLFYIITIICYRKREGAFLIGMGVLVLILFSINDILFLSTMFADSDDHFLRNFITRGNLSSWGLLIFVFSQSMVLAKKLSRSFYKVELLTEELIELNVSLEDKVIERTLALENSRRELQSAYHAVSRSEKSLQDLIQNISHDLRTPLTGIKGYINAILDGKVKDPEKQNKYLERTNSKIDFLNNMIQELLDLSQLQSRQMKLNIEEVPVRTLIESFTKRFNIDSLRNNRKVEISSISDSQDETLILENIFLMIDIEKLDRVFYNLISNAHKYTTDDDTISISFNFTDDKEKLLVEVSDSGFGISTDELPYIFDRFYMSSNVDKSNSNSTGLGLSIAKEIVNYHRGEIWVTSELGQGSSFFFTLPIYKRLS; from the coding sequence ATGAAAAGAAAATCCATTAAGACAAGTGTTTTTCTCTATATTTTTATATCCTTAATATTAACAATACCAAGGACTAGTTTTGCTATGGATAAGCCTCAAGCAATAAATGGAACTTTGGATTTATCAAATTGGACTTACCATCAAGATGGAATTGTTAAATTAGATGGCCAATGGGAATTTTACTGGAAGGAACTTCTTACTCCAGAAGACTTTAATAAAGTAGACTTAGAATCAGAGAATAATTTAATTGTACTTCCTAGGGCTTGGAACAAATATGAATTTGATGGTCAAGAACTTTCAGGAAAGGGATATGCTACATATAGACTGCTGATAAAAAACAATAGTGATGAAAGCTTGGGAATTAAGCTTCCTAGGATATTTACAGCCTATAAACTTTGGGTCAATGGAGAGTTAACAGCCTGGGCTGGACAAGTGGGTACAGACATAAATCAAATGACCCCTCAGTATCTGCCTCAAATCAAATACATAAATCCTACTTCTGATACTATTGAATTGGTAATTCAAGTTTCAAATTTTAGGCATCGTAGCGGTGGAATCTTAGAAAGCATAAAATTAGGAACTGCATCTCAAATATCTGATCTCTATATAAGCAATTTAACCCTTGAGTTATTCCTATTTGGAAGTCTCTTTATCATGGGGATTTATCATATTATACTTTTTATCTTTAGGACTAAGGACAAATCTACTTTATTTTTTGGCATATTCTGTCTATTGATCAGTATGCGAACCTTGTTAGTTGGTGAAATATACTTCATCAATCTCTTCCCTAGTTTTAGTTGGGAATTAGCCCATAAGATTCAAACCTTTGCTTATTATTTAGGAGTGCCTTTGTTTACATTATTTCTTAAGTCAGTTTTCCCTGAGGACACTTCTAAGAGGATTAACAGATTAATTTTATTAATTGGTTTTTCTTTTGGATTCATTGTTTTACTGACCCCTGCTAGGGTATTTAATGATATAAATACCTATTATCAAATATTTACTTTTTTTGTCTTCATATATTTATTTTATATTATTACAATCATTTGCTACAGAAAAAGAGAAGGAGCTTTCTTAATAGGTATGGGAGTTCTTGTACTGATTCTCTTCTCTATAAATGATATTCTCTTTCTAAGTACTATGTTTGCTGATTCTGATGATCATTTTTTAAGAAACTTTATTACAAGGGGAAATCTATCTTCTTGGGGACTATTGATATTTGTATTTTCCCAATCTATGGTTTTAGCCAAGAAACTATCAAGAAGCTTCTATAAGGTGGAATTGTTAACAGAAGAGCTTATAGAACTTAATGTGTCTTTAGAGGATAAGGTAATCGAAAGAACCCTTGCCTTGGAAAACTCAAGAAGGGAACTGCAAAGCGCCTATCATGCAGTTTCAAGATCTGAAAAGTCATTACAAGACCTGATTCAAAATATATCTCATGACCTTAGAACTCCTTTGACGGGAATCAAAGGCTATATCAATGCCATATTGGACGGAAAGGTAAAAGACCCAGAAAAACAAAATAAATATCTAGAAAGAACTAATAGCAAAATTGATTTTCTAAATAATATGATACAGGAATTATTAGACTTATCTCAACTTCAATCTAGACAGATGAAGTTAAATATAGAAGAAGTTCCAGTGAGGACCTTGATTGAATCTTTTACAAAGAGATTCAACATAGATAGCCTTCGAAATAATAGAAAAGTTGAAATATCTTCTATATCTGATTCTCAAGATGAAACCCTTATTCTTGAAAATATCTTTCTAATGATTGATATCGAAAAGCTGGACAGAGTATTTTATAACCTAATAAGTAATGCCCATAAATATACTACTGATGATGATACTATAAGTATAAGCTTTAATTTTACTGATGATAAAGAGAAGCTTCTCGTTGAAGTATCCGATAGTGGATTTGGTATATCTACAGATGAATTGCCTTATATCTTTGACCGCTTCTATATGTCTTCCAATGTAGATAAAAGCAATTCAAACAGCACTGGTCTAGGACTCTCAATAGCTAAAGAAATAGTCAATTATCATAGAGGTGAAATATGGGTCACAAGTGAACTTGGACAGGGGAGTAGTTTTTTCTTCACCCTACCAATATATAAGAGGTTATCGTAA
- a CDS encoding response regulator transcription factor: MARETILVIDDDEDIREIVTMYLEDENYNVLTAKNGKEGLSLAFSEKPDLIILDMVMPDLDGIEVCQHMRKKISSPIIFLSSKSTATNIYTGLMVGGDDYICKPFDSLELIARVKAHLRRNRIIEKTNTQDNQNNLISYLNLTIDIAHFKVTLDGQEVILSPKEFQLLALLAQNPNTVFSGEELFQALWGAESLGDYSTIMVHISNIRKKIEQEPKNPTFIHTIKGMGYKFSVK; this comes from the coding sequence ATGGCAAGGGAAACCATATTAGTTATTGATGATGATGAAGATATTCGGGAAATAGTTACCATGTACCTTGAAGATGAAAACTATAATGTACTTACGGCTAAAAATGGGAAAGAAGGCTTATCTCTTGCTTTCTCTGAAAAGCCAGATTTGATTATTTTAGACATGGTCATGCCTGACTTAGATGGAATAGAAGTATGCCAGCACATGCGAAAGAAAATCTCTAGCCCTATTATATTTCTTAGTAGCAAATCCACTGCAACCAATATATACACAGGCCTTATGGTAGGTGGAGATGACTATATTTGCAAGCCCTTTGATTCTTTGGAGCTAATTGCAAGGGTTAAAGCTCATTTGAGAAGAAATCGTATAATAGAGAAGACCAATACACAGGATAATCAAAATAATCTAATATCCTATTTAAATTTGACTATTGATATAGCCCATTTCAAGGTGACACTAGATGGACAAGAAGTAATCTTATCTCCTAAAGAATTTCAGCTCTTAGCTTTATTAGCCCAAAATCCTAATACAGTATTTAGTGGTGAAGAACTCTTTCAAGCTCTTTGGGGGGCAGAGAGTTTAGGGGATTATAGCACAATTATGGTTCATATAAGCAATATAAGAAAAAAGATAGAGCAAGAACCTAAGAATCCAACTTTTATTCATACTATTAAAGGAATGGGGTATAAATTCAGTGTGAAATAA
- a CDS encoding ABC transporter ATP-binding protein — MDPRQKRRGATGIAGPMSARLTVEKPKDVRHTLKRLWDSFKLERKTLIITFVLIFISGLLGISVPYLIGKSIDAIYPGEALVEFENLRFIVLILLSVYILDNLLTFLQEYIVAGIAQRVVYNLRGNLFEKLQSLPIMFFDIHTHGEIMSRLTNDIDNVSTTISQTTVQLMTSVVNILGSLIMMIYLSPLMTGASLVTIPLVYLLTKIITKKTKLLFKEQQRTLGTLNGHIEESIAGIHVVKAFNNEEKVIAEFKRENDILRDVGVKAQIWSGFIMPIMNVINNFGFGVIAIFGGILAVKGAISVGVIASFISYSKQFTRPLNELANTFNTLQSGIAGAERVFEILDEEEERKDSESAIISQKINGEVEFKNVTFEYEEGEPVLRDMSFKVEPGMNIALVGPTGAGKTTIVNLLTGFYDIDNGEILIDGVNIKDYKKDFLRRIFGMVLQDTYLFSGTIKENIKYGNLDARDEEIESAAILARADDFINKLPNGYETYLNEGGNNLSQGQRQLLAISRAVLSNPSILILDEATSSVDTRTELKIQEAMVKLMENRTTFIIAHRLSTIRDADIIMVIDHGEIVEKGSHEELIERKGHYYNLHQSQFANESV; from the coding sequence TTGGATCCTAGACAGAAAAGAAGAGGAGCAACAGGCATTGCAGGGCCTATGAGTGCTAGACTTACAGTTGAAAAGCCAAAGGATGTAAGGCATACACTAAAGAGATTATGGGATTCTTTTAAGCTAGAAAGAAAAACCCTTATTATAACATTTGTCCTTATATTCATATCTGGCTTGTTAGGAATATCCGTCCCTTACTTAATAGGAAAATCAATAGATGCTATATACCCAGGGGAGGCCTTAGTTGAATTTGAAAACTTAAGATTTATTGTATTGATATTATTATCTGTGTATATATTAGACAATCTTCTTACATTTTTGCAAGAATATATTGTTGCAGGGATTGCCCAGAGAGTAGTGTATAACTTGAGGGGAAACTTATTTGAAAAGCTTCAATCCCTACCTATTATGTTTTTCGATATTCATACCCATGGAGAAATAATGAGTAGATTGACCAACGACATAGATAATGTAAGCACCACCATATCACAAACAACTGTACAGCTCATGACATCTGTAGTGAATATACTCGGTTCCTTAATTATGATGATTTATCTAAGTCCCCTAATGACTGGAGCCAGCTTAGTAACCATACCCTTGGTATATCTTTTAACAAAAATCATAACAAAAAAGACAAAACTATTATTTAAGGAACAGCAAAGGACCTTAGGGACCCTAAATGGGCATATTGAAGAATCCATAGCAGGAATACATGTAGTTAAGGCCTTCAACAATGAGGAGAAGGTAATAGCCGAATTTAAAAGGGAAAATGATATCCTAAGAGATGTGGGGGTAAAGGCACAAATCTGGTCAGGCTTCATCATGCCTATTATGAATGTAATAAATAATTTTGGATTTGGAGTTATAGCTATATTTGGAGGGATATTGGCTGTCAAGGGTGCTATTTCTGTTGGTGTTATTGCCAGCTTTATTTCCTATTCCAAGCAATTTACAAGACCATTGAATGAACTTGCCAATACATTTAATACATTACAATCAGGTATAGCAGGAGCAGAAAGAGTCTTTGAGATATTGGATGAAGAAGAGGAAAGAAAGGACAGTGAAAGTGCAATAATTTCACAGAAGATCAATGGAGAGGTAGAATTTAAAAATGTGACCTTTGAATATGAAGAAGGTGAACCTGTTTTAAGAGATATGTCATTCAAGGTAGAGCCTGGAATGAACATTGCATTAGTAGGGCCTACAGGGGCAGGCAAGACTACCATAGTAAACTTGCTAACTGGATTTTATGATATAGATAATGGTGAGATATTAATAGATGGAGTGAATATCAAGGATTATAAAAAGGATTTCTTGAGAAGAATCTTTGGAATGGTACTACAAGATACTTATCTATTTTCAGGCACTATAAAGGAAAATATTAAATATGGAAATCTAGATGCTAGAGATGAAGAAATAGAAAGTGCAGCTATCTTAGCAAGGGCAGATGATTTTATAAATAAGCTACCAAATGGATATGAAACATATCTAAATGAAGGTGGAAATAATCTAAGCCAAGGTCAAAGGCAGCTATTAGCCATATCTAGGGCAGTACTATCTAACCCATCTATACTAATACTAGATGAAGCAACATCCTCGGTAGATACTAGAACAGAGCTAAAAATCCAAGAAGCCATGGTAAAATTAATGGAGAATAGAACAACTTTCATCATAGCTCATAGACTTTCAACAATTAGAGATGCAGATATAATTATGGTAATAGATCATGGAGAAATAGTAGAAAAGGGCAGCCATGAAGAATTAATTGAGAGAAAAGGACATTACTATAATTTGCACCAGAGTCAATTTGCTAATGAGAGTGTATAG